The following coding sequences lie in one Arachis ipaensis cultivar K30076 chromosome B03, Araip1.1, whole genome shotgun sequence genomic window:
- the LOC107630397 gene encoding peptidyl-prolyl cis-trans isomerase CYP26-2, chloroplastic: MLQNTRASLPSPQPFNTPTRSSAPTPLPFHLQPTSKSFPTIKQQCSISRRDLAIYGNSCLLLLLGSQGVEVSKARAEEEVAVTTNTSNIDQQGEENNLNATTPNCTERKPTKQVFLDVSIDGEPVGRITIGLYGDDVPIGVNRFSKIVSGAAGISYRRKEFVKIMPNYVQHGGLRSYGVDAEIAKGTGGDLAADTLVGEWERQYETCSGAKNVAGSVGIVVRDPSKPPPKLKLVARKGKLEIDQEEVGADPNGTEFIIATKDSPELDSSTLVIGRVVEGMEVVKRISQVKTVQENTSSPYFRVAKLIGDKRAVVAERGFNRPYSKIIITNCGVLA, translated from the exons ATGCTACAAAACACAAGAGCATCATTACCTTCCCCACAACCATTCAACACTCCAACCCGTTCTTCAGCACCAACCCCTTTGCCATTTCATCTCCAACCCACATCCAAATCTTTCCCAACAATCAAACAGCAATGCAGTATATCGCGTAGGGATCTCGCAATCTACGGCAACTCTTGCTTGCTACTTCTGTTGGGTTCTCAGGGAGTGGAAGTTTCCAAAGCAAGAGCAGAGGAAGAAGTTGCTGTTACTACCAACACAAGCAACATTGATCAACAAGGAGAAGAGAATAATTTGAATGCCACCACTCCTAACTGCACCGAAAGAAAACCAACCAAGCAAGTGTTCTTGGATGTATCTATTGATGGCGAACCTGTTGGAAGGATTACCATAGGTCTCTATGGAGATGATGTTCCAATAGGGGTCAATAGGTTCAGCAAGATTGTGAGTGGAGCTGCTGGCATTAGCTACAGAAGAAAAGAGTTTGTGAAGATCATGCCAAATTACGTGCAGCATGGTGGACTTAGATCCTATGGGGTGGACGCCGAAATTGCAAAAGGGACAGGGGGTGATTTGGCTGCTGATACTCTGGTTGGGGAGTGGGAGAGACAGTATGAGACATGCTCTGGGGCTAAGAATGTTGCTGGGAGTGTTGGAATTGTTGTGAGAGACCCTTCAAAACCGCCTCCGAAACTGAAGCTGGTTGCAAGAAAAGGGAAGCTGGAGATTGATCAGGAAGAAGTTGGAGCTGATCCTAACGGGACAGAGTTTATCATTGCCACAAAGGATTCACCAGAGTTGGATTCTTCTACTCTGGTGATTGGAAGAGTAGTAGAGGGAATGGAGGTTGTGAAGAGGATTAGTCAAGTGAAAACGGTACAAGAGAATACAAGCTCTCCTTATTTCAG GGTGGCAAAGCTAATAGGAGACAAGAGAGCTGTTGTAGCAGAAAGAGGATTCAACAGgccttattcaaaaatcataattaCAAACTGTGGTGTATTAGCCTAG
- the LOC107630398 gene encoding single-stranded DNA-binding protein, mitochondrial translates to MSSSSGFTSISRKLYRSLLSARSPYTLNLPRHFSTTNPLSDSDESSLPDSDTSPDSSSEQQQQKFFDRPLENGLDVGIYRAILVGEAGQKPVQKKLRSGTVMTLLSIGTGGIRNNRRPLEGEKPSDYANRGAVQWHRVCIYPQRLGNLAMKTVLPGSILYVEGNLETKVFADPVTGLVRRVREVAVRRNGRIVFINQGGDDDQQKQYESTRTVGYY, encoded by the exons ATGTCGAGCTCCTCCGGTTTCACCTCCATCTCAAGGAAGCTCTATCGTTCTCTTCTCTCCGCCCGAAGCCCCTACACACTCAACCTGCCACGTCACTTCTCCACCACCAACCCCCTTTCTGACTCGGACGAGTCATCCCTCCCTGACTCAGACACATCACCCGATTCTTCCTCTGAACAGCAGCAGCAAAAGTTCTTCGATCGCCCCCTCGAGAATGGCCTCGATGTTGGCATTTACAGG GCTATACTGGTGGGTGAGGCTGGGCAGAAGCCGGTTCAGAAGAAGCTGAGGAGTGGGACAGTGATGACTCTGCTGTCAATTGGGACCGGTGGGATCCGCAATAATCGAAGGCCTCTCGAAGGTGAGAAACCCTCTGACTACGCCAACCGGGGCGCCGTTCAGTGGCACCGTGTTTGCATTTATCCCCAGAGGCTTGGAAATCTTGCAATGAAAACTGTTCTTCCAGG TTCAATCTTGTATGTGGAGGGAAACTTGGAGACCAAGGTTTTCGCAGATCCAGTCACTGGTCTTGTCCGTCGAGTTAGAGAGGTTGCTGTTCGGAGAAATG GTCGAATTGTATTCATAAATCAAGGTGGTGATGATGACCAACAGAAACAATATGAATCCACCAGAACTGTTGGTTATTACTAA